GGCCCAACTCGAATCGGCGGCTTTGACACTGTACTAACACGGCCTGTGGGGTGGAAAATATTATGAGCGGCAAGGAACAAAGAATGCTGGCGATGTTACGGGAAATCGTGTTCTGCACGGGGCTAATGCTGACAGCGTTTGCTGGGGGCTGGCCAGGCGTGCTACGCGCCGCTGATGGCCAACTGGAACTGCGGGTCATCGACCGCGACACCGGACAGCCGACTGTGTGCCGCATGCACCTAAAAAACGCCGCGGGCAAGCCGGTCAAAATCCCCGGGGCGTTGCAACATGGCGACTACGTTGTCATTACCGATAAAATTGTGCTCCGTTTGCCGCGCGGCAACTACACCTTTACTATGGAACGCGGGCCAGAGTCGCTCATCCGCAGCGGGCATTTTACGATCAATCGATTTGCCGATGATGTTGAAACCGTCGATCTGAAAAATTTTTGTAACCTGGCCGACGAAGGGTGGTACGGGGGCGATCTGGATGCTCAGCGTCCGGTGGACGATCTACCCTTGCTCATGGCGGCCGAGGGGTTGCACGTGGTCGCGCTCACCTCCTGGCAAAATGACAAGACGATTTGGAATAAACAAAACCCACTTCCCAAAACCCCGATCGCCGAGCACCCCAATCATCGCCTGATTGATCTGCTGGGGGGGCGAGACGAACGGCACGGCAGCGCGCTGGGTTTATTTAACCTGCGGCAGCCGCTAACCTTACCGCGCTCTGCCGATCTCTGGCCCACGCTGGCCCAGACCGCCGCGACCGCGCACGCCGAGCGCGGCTGGGTGGACGGGGCGCGGCTGTTTTCGCGGGAGTTGCCGCTCTTGGTGGCGGCTGGAAAGCTGGACTCCGCACAACTGCTTAATAGGCATTTGCTACGCGGGGGAATCGTGGATCATGAAGCCGACGGTTACGCCCGCGACAAAAAGTTTTATCCCGCCCCCTTTGGCAACGGGCGCTGGAGTCAACACATCTATTATCAACTGCTTGAATGCGGCCTGCGCCTGCCGCTGACCGCGGGGAGCGGTTCCGGGGCCAACACCAACCCGCTGGGGTACAATCGTGTGTACGCCCAGGTGGAGGGGGAATTAACCCTGGAAAAGTGGTGGGCCGCGGTCCGGGCGGGGCGGGTCATGGTGACGAATGGGCCGTTACTGCGCTGCACCGTGGAGGGTAAATATCCCGGGCACACGTTTACCGCCAGCAAAGGCGAAACGCTGGAGCTACTGCCGGAGTTGACGCTGTCCACCCGCGACAAGATCGATTACATCGAAGTGGTCCATAATGGCGTGGTCGTGAATGAGCTCCGCTTGGCGGAATACCAAAAATCTGGCGGAAAAGTGCCCCCTCTCACATTTACCGAAAGTGGTTGGTTTTTATTGCGGGCGGTGACAAACGAAAAGTCGACCTACCGCCACGCCACTACCGGGCCGTTTTTTGTCGAGTTTGATTACCAAAAGCGATTCAACCCCGCCGCAGCACGGTTTTTTATCGATTGGGTGGACCGGGAAATCGCGGCCATCCGCGCCGAAGAACCTGCCGGCATCGAACAGCCCGCGCGGCTCGCGCAGTGGGAACAAGCCAGGGTGTACTGGCAAAAGTTAGGAAAAAGAGGTGGAGGCGATTCCGTCGTCGAATAGCCAAAATTTGTAGGAGGCAACTCCGTTGCCGAGCAGGCTGCTTTATCAGGTGGGGTGAGGAGGAGCAGAGGTGCGGGGGTGAAGGTTGTTGGTTAACCGCGGAGCGCGACATAAAAAAGGGAACTGTGCGGCAGTCAATTCCATTGCCCCACCCAGCTCCGCAGGAGCGCGATCTTTACAGTAAGCTTCTCCTCCCCGCCGGTTTTTTCCTTCTAAACCGCATAATTGCCACACTTTCCGGCTTGCGGCCAGGCATGACCTATGCTTGCGCATGCCGCTTTTGCCTGCTACCGCTGTTTGTCCCCCCGTACCGGATCTGGTCGCATTGGGGGGGCGCGCTGAAGTCTGGGAAACCCCTGTTTCCAGACCAGAATCAATCGCGCCCAATCCGGCTTGCCCACCAAAATCTTATCTTTCACCATCCGTCGCGCCGCGGGTCCTGCAAGTCGTCAATGGCGAACATTACGCCGGGGCCGAGCGTGTCCAAGATTTACTGGCGGAGCAATTTGACCGGCTGGGATTATGGAATGGTCTGGTTTGTGTCAAACCTAACAAATTTCCCGAACAGCGACTTGCCCGGCAGGTGCCGCTGTGGTCCTTTCCCATGCGGGGGAAGATCGATTTGCGCCCGGCGCACAAACTCGCGCGGCTCATCCGTGCGCAACAAGTGCAACTGCTGCACGCGCATGGCGCCCGGGGGGCGCTCATCGCCAGCCTGGCTGGCTGGTGGACCAACACGCCAGTGGTCTATCACGTGCATGGTCAGACCGGAGTGGAAGTCGGGGGTAAATGGTCCACTTGGCTTAACGCCACACTGGAGCGCCGTATTTTACAGTCCTGCGCGGGGCTGATTGCCGTCTCGGACAGTACGGCCCGTTACTTAACAGAGCACGGCGCTCCCGCACATAAAATTCATGTCATCCCCAACGGCGTGCCGGGGCGCCCCCTTCGGCAGTTAGTGGAAGCTTCCCATTCTTTCGCAAGTCAATCCCACAACGGTCCCACACTAGGGTTTGTGGCATGGTTGCGGCCGCGCAAAGGACTCGAGGTGTTTTTGGACGCGGCGGCGCAACTCTTGCCGCGTTTTCCCGCGCTGCGGCTATGGGTGGTGGGAAGCTTTGAAACATCCGCGTATGAGGCAGAGATAAAAACCCGCGCGGCACATCTGGGATTAAGCGATCACATTGTCTGGCGCGGGTTTTGCCAGCCCATCGACGCGGAGCTGGACATGCTGGATGTGTTGGCGTTTCCCAGCGTGCTGGCCGAGGGGATGCCGATGGTCCTGCTCGAGGCCCTGGCCGCGGGCGTACCCATCGTTGCCAGCCGTGTACCCGGGGTGACTGATGTCATCCGCCACGAACAAAACGGCCTCTTGGTCGAGCCACAGAGCGCGGCGGAATTGGCCGGTGCCATTGAGAAATTGCTAGATTCCAGCCAGCTCCGCGCTCGCATGATTCAGGCGGGGCAACAATGCCACGCGGCGGAATTTTCGGACGTGGTCATGGCCCGCCGCACGCAGCAACTCTATGCGCATGTTCTCGCCACTCAGGCCCCATCCGCTCGCCACTCTTTGTCAAAAGGTCTCGCTCTAGGTCCGTAAATTGCAAATCACGCCCGGCCCCCTATACGGGGGGTAAGCGAGCGAACCGTGATGCACCGTGATGAACCACTCATTTCACCTTAACGATTTTGATTCCTGGTAGCACGCATGCCCCGCGACATCGCCACCGTTGAAAATACGACAACGACCACCACCACTATTGGCTATGGTTCCGCGTCGCCTGGCATTTCGCCCGCTTCAACCAATGCCATCGAGTTGGCCAGCCGGGCCCAGGTCTTGCCCGAGCCGGAATTTCTGGGCGCGCAAACCCACCCGCCCCAAGTTTGGGAACAGGCAATTCCCGAGGCCCTGCAAGCCGACAGAGATCACCAGCGTTTGCTCCGTCATTCAACGTGGCACGACGGGTTGCCGGAAGAGCTACAACATCGTTGGAGCCAGGCCGTCTCCCTGTTAGGCGTGGGCGTAACAAATTTGGATTTTTCAGGGGCAATTTCCCTGTTGGATTTTGCCCTATCCGCAACAGACGGCGTCACCCGACCAATTTATTATGTGAACGCCCATACGCTTAATATCGCCAGCGTCAATCCGGAATTTCGCGGCGTGCTAAACGCCGCGTGGCGGGTGTTTGGCGACGGCACGGGCGTCCGCTGGGGGGCGCGGGCGCAACACGCGCGGATGCGGGCAAACCTCAACGGCACGGACCTGGTCCCGCGAATGTTTTATCAACTGGCCGATCAGGGGTACAGCTATTATTTGCTGGGGGCGGACGAACAGACGATTGCCCGCGCCGCGGAGTACGCCCAAACGCGGTTTGGCGGGTGGCGGCTGGCGGGGTACCATCACGGTTATGTCCAGGGAGAGGCCGCGGGTCCCATGGCAAAAGAGATCGCGCGGTGCCAGCCGGATTTGCTATTGGTGGGAATGGGCAACCCACTGCAGGAAAACTGGATTCATCACCAACGAAAAAAGCTGGGCGTCAAGTTGGCCATGGCGGTGGGGGGGTTGTTTGATCATTGGGGGGGAAACTTGACCCGCGCGCCCCGCTGGGTGCGCGGCTTAGGTTATGAGTGGTTGCAAATTTTGTTACAGCAACCGCACAAATGGCAGCGATATTTGGTGGGAAATCCGCTCTATCTGTGGCGGATCTGGCAAAATCTGGCGCGGGATCGACGGCAGACGCGGCAGTGGCGGGAACAGGAGAGCGGGGTAGAATTAATAACGATTTGAAAATTACGAATTTCAGATTGCACGTATTCCCGCTCCCCCCACGTCCACATTTCCCCAACACACAACCCACGCAGGCAAAAAGCACGTTTTGCCCCCAACCACCCTCCCGTCCGGCGGACGGGACCTACTCCCATGCAAACATCTCTCTACGATATTCCGATTCAAACAATCAAGCTGGAAAATACCACGCTAGAGCCTTACCGTGGCCAAGTCCTGTTGATTGTCAATGTGGCCAGTCGTTGCGGCTTTACTCCGCAATACCAGGGTCTGGAAGAACTCTATCTGCGATTCAAGGACCAGGGGTTCGCGGTGCTGGGATTTCCCTGCGACCAATTTGGGCATCAAGAACCAGGGACCGAGGCCGAGATTGAGCAGTTTTGCCAGCTAAATTACAAAGTGACGTTCCCCCTCTTTGCCAAAATCGACGTCAACGGACCGCAGGCGCATCCCCTGTATCAAGCGCTCAAAACCGCCCAACCCGGGATTTTGGGGACGGAGGGGATCAAATGGAATTTTACCAAATTTTTAGTGGATCGCGCGGGTACGGTGGTCAAACGGTATGGCTCGATGGAGACGCCAGCCAGTATCGCCCCCGAAATCGAGCGGCTGCTAGCAATGAACGCGACTAGCTAATTTCCTGCCGGTCTGACAAACCAGGGGACACATAGTGACGCCCGTTTAACTGACTCAACGCCCTGATTCTCCCAACTCAGCCGTGCTCATGTGCAAGGCACCAGCGGATCATTTTTTAACAGTCGTTTATTAACTGCTCATCCCCACAACCGCGTTATGTTTGCCAATGGCCGACTTTGCGGCAAACGTCCGGTTCTAACGATTGTAACTCCCCGGGATGGCCTGGAAAGTCCGCCAACTATGGGAGAGTTGGTAGTGCCAGCCCGCAAAAAACGGTAAGCTGGCGTGTGGCGGAATGGCTGGTCGTATTGGCTGACGCGGCGAGTAGAATTTATAGATCCTGATGATTACAGTCCGCGACTTATCGAAGCATTACACCGATTTGCAGCGCGGGGCGTTTGTGGCACTGGGGGGTGTCAGTTTTTCCGCGCGGCCGGGGCAGATTTTTGGTTTATTAGGGCCCAACGGTGCGGGGAAAACCACGGCCTTGCGGATCTTGGCCACATTGCTGCGACCGACGGGGGGGACCGCGCTGCTCAATGGCTTTGACGTGGTCTCGCAGGCCAGCTTTGCCCGGCGGCAGTTGGGGTTTGTCTCAATGAACACCGCGGTGTACGACCGAATGACCGCCTGGGAAATGGTGGAATACTTTGGCCGGTTGCACGGATTTGCCGGCGAAGAATTGCGCGGCAGAATGGAAAAACTATTTGAGCGGCTGCAGATGGGGGAAATCCGCGACTTGCTGGGGGCCAAGATGTCCACCGGCATGAAGCAAAAAGTCTCCATCGCCCGCGCGCTAGTGCACGATCCGCCGGTGTTGATTTTTGACGAGGCGACATCGGGGCTGGATGTGCTGGTGGCCCGCTCGCTCATTCGCGAAGTGGCCGAACTGCGCGACCAGGGAAAGTGCGTCATTTTTTCGACGCACATCATGCGCGAAGTGGAAAAACTATGCGATCGTATCGCCATTATTCACCGCGGCAAGATCCTCACCGAAGGTTCGCTGGACGAACTGCGCGACCGGCACCACGAACACGATTTTGAAGAGTTGTTTTTTCGCCTGATTTCCGACCATGACGCCTCCCCGGTCCCTGTCCCGGCCTAAGCTTCCCCTTCGCCCATCGGTATGAACTGGACGAACATATTTTTGATCTTTTGCCGCGAGGTGCGCGATCAATTGCGCGACCGGCGAATGCTATTTATGATGTTCATCCTGCCGCTGATGCTCTATCCGCTGATGGGCCTGAGCGTGATGCAATTGACGCAGTTTCTCAAGCAGCACATCCCCAAAGTGCTGCTCATCGGCGCGCCCCGCTCGGCCGAATACCCGCCGTTGGTCCAGGGGGAGGAATTTTCCAAAAAATGGGTCAAGGACCTGAACACTTTTCAGATTCGGCAGCAAGACTGGCCCGACGATGTTAACGCCTGGCCCAACAATCTTAAGGAGCAAGCCCGTCACTGGATCGAGGAAGAGAATTATGACGTGGTCGTGGCTTTTCCGGCGAATTTTGCCGCCAGCCTGAATGAATTTCACACCTGGCTGTTGGCGGTCCGTCAGGGAACCGCGCATTTGGACTCTCCCCCGCGGATGCCCCAGCCGCAAATTTTTAGCAATACCGCCCGGCAAAAGTCGGTCCTGGCCCTGCATCAGGTCCAAGAAGTCCTCCGCCGCTGGCAAAGCGCGATTTCACAAAAAAATCTTTCGGACACGCAGGTTCCCCCCCAGGCGCTACGCCCGTTTGAATTCGACACCGTGGAACTGGCCCAGCCAGAGCAAAAAAGCGCGGCCACCTGGTCCCGTATTTTGCCCATGCTTTTAATCCTGTGGGCGTTAACGGGGGCCTTTTATCCGGCGATTGACCTGTGCGCAGGGGAGAAAGAACGCGGTACGCTAGAGACATTGCTTTGCAGTCCCGCCGAGCGCGAGGAAATCGTCACGGGAAAAATGCTAACCGTCATGCTGTTTAGTGTCGGGACTTCGCTATTGAATTTGCTTAGCATCGGCCTAACGGGATTGTTTATCTTTAAGCAATTAGAAAGCGTGGTCAATTCCAAGGAACTCGGCGTCCCCCCGCTGGAAACCATGGGTTGGCTGGTGCTGGGATTGATCCCGGTGGCGATTTTATTCAGCGCGCTTTGCGTGGCGCTGGCGTCATTTGCCCGCAGCAGCAAGGAAGGGCAGTTTTATATGATGCCCCTCATGCTGTGCGTGCTGCCGCTTGCCATCCTTCCCATGGATCCCCGCATGGAGCTTACCTTGGGCAACGCGTTGTTGCCGATCAGCGGCTTGATTCTTTTGTTGCGGAGCCTATTAGAAGGGGAATTTCTCAAGGTATGGCCCTATTTTTTGCCGGTTACCGTGGTCACGGGACTAGGTTGTTGGGTCGCGGTGCGCTGGGCCGTGGATCAATTTAATCGCGAGGAAATTCTCTTCCGTGAAAGCGAGCGATTTGATCTCCGCCTGTGGATCTGGCATTTATTCCGTGATCGCCGTGAAACACCCAATGTGGCGATGGGTCTGGCCTGCGCCTTGCTCATTTTGATCGTGCAATTTTTTGTTAATTGGTTGCTGGCCAGCCATGGGACGGGGGGCCTTCCCACGCTCAAGTCGCTGGTAACCCTCGTGCTCATTTCGCAACTGGTCGTGATCGCCACGCCCAGCTTGCTCATGACGATCATGCTGACAACGCGTCCGGATAAGACGCTGTTGCTGCATTGGCCCGGTTATCGGCGGGTAACGGTGGAGTTAGCCTCCGCCCAGTCGGCCCCCGCCCCCGCGGCGGATCGCGCCTGGTGGCTAAGCGGACTGATCACGCTGGCATTGGCGGCGTTACTAGCCTTGGTGCTGCAACCAGCGACGCATTTATTGGCGCATCTGCTACAAGTGCTCTATCCAATCTCCGCCGAGAACCAGGCCGCGTTGCAGGTGCACCTGCAACCCCTACAGACCGGCCCGGCCTGGTTGCCTTATGTGTTATTGGCCTTGCTACCCGCCATTTGCGAAGAACTAGCCTTTCGCGGGTTCATCCTCAGCGGACTGCGCCACTGGGGCAGTCGCCGCCGGGCAATTTTGCTCTCCGCGTTCTTCTTTGGCATTACCCATACCATTATTCAACAATCCCTCAGTGCGATGATCCTAGGCGTGGTGCTGGGCTATATAGCCGTCAAATCTAATAGCATCTTGCCCAGCTTTACGTTTCACGCGCTACATAACGCGCTCGGCTTTTTTGTCGCCACGGCGGCCGCCCAGCAGGCCCCTTGGCTAGAATGGATGCTGGTCCGCGGGACCACGGCGGATCAAAGCGGAACATTTACCTTTACTCCAGCCATCACCATTCTGGCATTGCTGATTTCCGGGGTAATCCTGGCTTGGTTTGGCCGCTTGCCGCAAGAACGGACCGAAGAGGAGACCGTTTGGGACGCGATCCAGGAAAATCGGCAGTTAGAAATGACCTAATTCGATTTTATGTGCGAGTTACGTAATCATGCCCGCGTATCGCGCTAAATGGCTGGTCCCCGTGACCACGCCTCCCATCGAAAACGGCGTGATTGCCTTCGCCGCTGGAAAAATTTCCGCCATCGAAACTGCCCACTGCTGGTCCGGGGAAACACCTGTGGATCTGGGGGACGTGGCGATCCTGCCGGGTCTGGTCAATGCCCATACGCACTGGGAATTTAGCACGTTACCGGCACCGTTGGGCCAGCGCGGCATGCCATTTACAGATTGGCTGCGACTGGTGGTGAAATGGCGTCAATCTCAAACGCCCATGGATCGCCAGCAGGCACTTATGGCTGGCGTGCGCGAAAGCTTGGCTTCGGGCGTCACGACCGTGGGTGAAATTGACACGCAAGGTTGGCTTACTGATCAGGCTTTTTCGGCAAGGCCGGTCCCCGACGCCGTGCTATTCCAAGAAGCCATCTGTTTTAGCCAAACAGACGTTCCCGCCAAGATTACCGAGATTTCCCGCCGATGCGGCTATGATTCGGTACGGCACGATCATTCTCTAGCGTCACGGCCTGGACCCGCGGACGTTTGGCAACCGGGAGTAAGCCCCCATGCCCCCTATACCGTTCACGCAGACCTCTTGCACGAATTAGTACGGTTATCATGCCTGCACCAACTTCCCCTGGCGATGCATTTGGCCGAGACCCCTGCGGAATTGGAGTTTTTGCACACTGGTCGCGGGCCGTTGATGGAAATGCTGTTTGGGGCGGGTGTCTGGCGTGAAGATCTGCGCGGATCGGCGCGCACGGTCCATGATCTATTGCAAATCTTGGCAACCGCTCCCCGGGCCCTGGTGGTCCATGGCAATTACCTGGGTACGGCGGAAATTGATTTATTAGCAAAAAACGCCGACCACATGAGTGTCGTGTATTGCCCCCGCACCCATGATTTCTTTGGCCATGCCCCGCATCCGTGGCAAATTATGCAAAAGGAGGGGGTAACGGTGGCTCTGGGAACGGACAGCCGGGCCTCCAATCCCGATCTTTCCCTCTGGCGGGAAATGCAGTGGTTAGCGGAAAGAAATGTTGCTATCGAGCCAGAAAAAATATTAACAATGGGAACTCTGGAGGGGGCAAAGGCCCTGGGTAAGGCTGGGGAAATTGGCAGTTTAGAGGTGGCAAAAAGGGCAAATATGTCCGTAATATCAGGGAAGGCGGGAAAATTATCCGGGTGGGAGTCGCTGTTGTATGACCCGTCGGCACGGGTAGCCGCCACCTGTTTGCGGGGAGATTGGCTCTAAGTTGCCCTCCCTCTGCCGGAAAATTAAATTTTCGCTGCTGCCCAAAAAACACAAAAATTCTAGCGAGCGGGGCAACCTTATTTGTTAAAATGCGAATATCAACCGGGCTCGACAGGTATAACACCAGGTTAGCCCCTACCAAACCGCCGTGCCAGTTTTGACGGCACGGCACCTATTTTCTTCCAGATCGAGGCACTCAATCATGGGGCATCGCTGGTTTGCCGGCTTGGTTGTGGCGTTTTGGGTAACCTCCATGGGTTGGTTGCTGGTGACAAAACTATTGCCACCGCTGCAAATGGGGGAACCCCCTTCTTACCGTTCAATTTATGGAAATGCCGCCATTTCCCGTCCGCGCCCAGTCGGGTGGCAGATGACCTGGCGGGACAAGCCCATGGGTTGGGCGGTGACGCATTATGAATGCGACGATCAAAACTACACCACGGTGCAAAGCCATGTCCATTTTGACTTTTTGCCGGTGGACGAATTACTGCCGGTCCTGTTTCGCGGATTATGGGACAGCCGCGTACGCGGCTTAGGCAAGATTCACCTCGACGCCGATAGCAAAATCGTTATCGACCCACACGGTTTGTTGCAATCATTATCATTTCATCTCACTAGCCCCGAACTGCCCGAACCAATCCGCGTCACCGGGCAGTTACGCAACGAAAAATTACAAATCGTTATTTTTAACCAGAGCCAGCAATTTACCAAGCTCGAATTGCCGGGCAACGTGGTGCTGGGAAACGACCTTTCCCCCATGTCGCGGCTGCCGGGATTGACCGTGGGCCAAACGTGGACGGTTCCCATTTATAGTCCATTTCGGGTGACGACATCCTCCCCGGTCGAAATGTATCAGGCCACAGTCGAGCGGCGGGATATTTTATTATGGCAAAATGACCTGCATCCCGTGTTGGTGGTGACCATGCGGCCCGACTCGGGCGCTTTGGGAACCAACCAGCGCCGTCCCCGCGCGCGACTATGGGTCGATGAAATGGGCCAGGTATTGCTGCAAGAAAGCTTTATCCAAAACTTCAAACTGGCGTTTACCAGGGCCAATCTGGTGGAAACATCCGCCATGTGGGCCAAATCGCAAGCACACAAGCAACAAAGGCTGCGCGAAACACTTGATCTAGAGCCCAACGCGCAGGCTTTGGCGGCTGTCAATGTCTGGGAAATTCCCGATTGGGCACTAGCGGCGCAAGAGTGGGAAATTCCCACGGCGGAGTCGGCCTGGCGCAAATCATGGCGGGGGTTTCAAGGCGTGCTGGGGGGGCTTGGACCTGAAAAAGAATCCGCACTCCCCGCGGATATCCAATCCAACAACCAAAAACAGCCAGGCCAACCTACCAGTGGGAAAGAAACTCCTTCGGTATGGAAATCAATCTTGCGCGGAGGAGTCCGGTGGTTACCGCGTGAATCAATAGCCCCATCCCCAACCGCCGAGAGTGACGCTTGGGACGCGGCGTTAGAGTCAGGGCCTTAGCCGTGTGTCAGCGGACGGGGTATTTCCACAGCTTGATCTGTCCTGATCAACCCGCCCGCTGCTTCTTGGTGGTGGCCGCCTCCATGATCTTTTGTTCGGTCGCCTCAGCCCGGGTAAATTCTCCCGTCAATTCCCCTTCGCACAGAACTAATATCCTGTCGCTGACGGTTAATAACTCTGGTAACTCGCTGCTGGTCACGATCATGGCCATCCCCTGCTCCGCCAACCGGTCCAGCAGACGATACAGCTCGGCCTTGGCCCCCACATCGACCCCGCGGGTTGGATCATCCAACAGCAGCACCCGCGGTTGGGTCAAAAGCCACCGTCCGATAATGCATTTTTGCTGGTTTCCCCCGGACAACGTGGTGATGGACGCCTCTGGCCCGGCGGTTTTGATACCCAAATCCGCAATCTGCGACTGCACCGCGGCTAATTCCGCGGCGGGATGAATCAGACCCGCCGTGGATAATTCGGCCAGGCGGCACAGAGAGATATTTTCCCGTACGCTCATATGGGCAAAGAGGCCCAGGCGTTTACGATCCTCGGTGACCAAGGCCATCCCCGCCCATTTGGCGGCGGCGGGATCGCGAAAGCTGACGCGTTGACCATTGAGGCGAATTTCTCCCGCAGGGGGGGTGGGACTGGCGCCAAACAGGGCCTCCAGCAGCTCGGTGCGGCCCGCCCCCATGAGTCCGGCTATGCCCAGGATTTCCCCTTTTCGCAGCGAGAAGCTAATATCACGCAGCCGCCAGCCGCGGGCGTGCCCCGGCCAGGGAAGTGATAGATTTTGGACTTCGAGCATGACCTGACCCAGCGCCGCCGAGGTGGGCCGCAAGGCTTGTTCGATCTCGCGTCCGACCATCAGATGGGCAATCGCGCGGGGGTT
Above is a window of Pirellulales bacterium DNA encoding:
- a CDS encoding WecB/TagA/CpsF family glycosyltransferase — translated: MPRDIATVENTTTTTTTIGYGSASPGISPASTNAIELASRAQVLPEPEFLGAQTHPPQVWEQAIPEALQADRDHQRLLRHSTWHDGLPEELQHRWSQAVSLLGVGVTNLDFSGAISLLDFALSATDGVTRPIYYVNAHTLNIASVNPEFRGVLNAAWRVFGDGTGVRWGARAQHARMRANLNGTDLVPRMFYQLADQGYSYYLLGADEQTIARAAEYAQTRFGGWRLAGYHHGYVQGEAAGPMAKEIARCQPDLLLVGMGNPLQENWIHHQRKKLGVKLAMAVGGLFDHWGGNLTRAPRWVRGLGYEWLQILLQQPHKWQRYLVGNPLYLWRIWQNLARDRRQTRQWREQESGVELITI
- a CDS encoding ATP-binding cassette domain-containing protein — its product is MITVRDLSKHYTDLQRGAFVALGGVSFSARPGQIFGLLGPNGAGKTTALRILATLLRPTGGTALLNGFDVVSQASFARRQLGFVSMNTAVYDRMTAWEMVEYFGRLHGFAGEELRGRMEKLFERLQMGEIRDLLGAKMSTGMKQKVSIARALVHDPPVLIFDEATSGLDVLVARSLIREVAELRDQGKCVIFSTHIMREVEKLCDRIAIIHRGKILTEGSLDELRDRHHEHDFEELFFRLISDHDASPVPVPA
- a CDS encoding CehA/McbA family metallohydrolase, producing the protein MLAMLREIVFCTGLMLTAFAGGWPGVLRAADGQLELRVIDRDTGQPTVCRMHLKNAAGKPVKIPGALQHGDYVVITDKIVLRLPRGNYTFTMERGPESLIRSGHFTINRFADDVETVDLKNFCNLADEGWYGGDLDAQRPVDDLPLLMAAEGLHVVALTSWQNDKTIWNKQNPLPKTPIAEHPNHRLIDLLGGRDERHGSALGLFNLRQPLTLPRSADLWPTLAQTAATAHAERGWVDGARLFSRELPLLVAAGKLDSAQLLNRHLLRGGIVDHEADGYARDKKFYPAPFGNGRWSQHIYYQLLECGLRLPLTAGSGSGANTNPLGYNRVYAQVEGELTLEKWWAAVRAGRVMVTNGPLLRCTVEGKYPGHTFTASKGETLELLPELTLSTRDKIDYIEVVHNGVVVNELRLAEYQKSGGKVPPLTFTESGWFLLRAVTNEKSTYRHATTGPFFVEFDYQKRFNPAAARFFIDWVDREIAAIRAEEPAGIEQPARLAQWEQARVYWQKLGKRGGGDSVVE
- a CDS encoding ABC transporter permease; this encodes MNWTNIFLIFCREVRDQLRDRRMLFMMFILPLMLYPLMGLSVMQLTQFLKQHIPKVLLIGAPRSAEYPPLVQGEEFSKKWVKDLNTFQIRQQDWPDDVNAWPNNLKEQARHWIEEENYDVVVAFPANFAASLNEFHTWLLAVRQGTAHLDSPPRMPQPQIFSNTARQKSVLALHQVQEVLRRWQSAISQKNLSDTQVPPQALRPFEFDTVELAQPEQKSAATWSRILPMLLILWALTGAFYPAIDLCAGEKERGTLETLLCSPAEREEIVTGKMLTVMLFSVGTSLLNLLSIGLTGLFIFKQLESVVNSKELGVPPLETMGWLVLGLIPVAILFSALCVALASFARSSKEGQFYMMPLMLCVLPLAILPMDPRMELTLGNALLPISGLILLLRSLLEGEFLKVWPYFLPVTVVTGLGCWVAVRWAVDQFNREEILFRESERFDLRLWIWHLFRDRRETPNVAMGLACALLILIVQFFVNWLLASHGTGGLPTLKSLVTLVLISQLVVIATPSLLMTIMLTTRPDKTLLLHWPGYRRVTVELASAQSAPAPAADRAWWLSGLITLALAALLALVLQPATHLLAHLLQVLYPISAENQAALQVHLQPLQTGPAWLPYVLLALLPAICEELAFRGFILSGLRHWGSRRRAILLSAFFFGITHTIIQQSLSAMILGVVLGYIAVKSNSILPSFTFHALHNALGFFVATAAAQQAPWLEWMLVRGTTADQSGTFTFTPAITILALLISGVILAWFGRLPQERTEEETVWDAIQENRQLEMT
- a CDS encoding glycosyltransferase family 4 protein, coding for MPATAVCPPVPDLVALGGRAEVWETPVSRPESIAPNPACPPKSYLSPSVAPRVLQVVNGEHYAGAERVQDLLAEQFDRLGLWNGLVCVKPNKFPEQRLARQVPLWSFPMRGKIDLRPAHKLARLIRAQQVQLLHAHGARGALIASLAGWWTNTPVVYHVHGQTGVEVGGKWSTWLNATLERRILQSCAGLIAVSDSTARYLTEHGAPAHKIHVIPNGVPGRPLRQLVEASHSFASQSHNGPTLGFVAWLRPRKGLEVFLDAAAQLLPRFPALRLWVVGSFETSAYEAEIKTRAAHLGLSDHIVWRGFCQPIDAELDMLDVLAFPSVLAEGMPMVLLEALAAGVPIVASRVPGVTDVIRHEQNGLLVEPQSAAELAGAIEKLLDSSQLRARMIQAGQQCHAAEFSDVVMARRTQQLYAHVLATQAPSARHSLSKGLALGP
- a CDS encoding glutathione peroxidase, encoding MQTSLYDIPIQTIKLENTTLEPYRGQVLLIVNVASRCGFTPQYQGLEELYLRFKDQGFAVLGFPCDQFGHQEPGTEAEIEQFCQLNYKVTFPLFAKIDVNGPQAHPLYQALKTAQPGILGTEGIKWNFTKFLVDRAGTVVKRYGSMETPASIAPEIERLLAMNATS
- a CDS encoding amidohydrolase family protein, whose translation is MPAYRAKWLVPVTTPPIENGVIAFAAGKISAIETAHCWSGETPVDLGDVAILPGLVNAHTHWEFSTLPAPLGQRGMPFTDWLRLVVKWRQSQTPMDRQQALMAGVRESLASGVTTVGEIDTQGWLTDQAFSARPVPDAVLFQEAICFSQTDVPAKITEISRRCGYDSVRHDHSLASRPGPADVWQPGVSPHAPYTVHADLLHELVRLSCLHQLPLAMHLAETPAELEFLHTGRGPLMEMLFGAGVWREDLRGSARTVHDLLQILATAPRALVVHGNYLGTAEIDLLAKNADHMSVVYCPRTHDFFGHAPHPWQIMQKEGVTVALGTDSRASNPDLSLWREMQWLAERNVAIEPEKILTMGTLEGAKALGKAGEIGSLEVAKRANMSVISGKAGKLSGWESLLYDPSARVAATCLRGDWL